The genomic DNA TCCAGGACTTCGATCTTCTGGGTCCGATCTGCCATGGGAATTTCTTTGCCGCTTCCCAGACGAACGCCTTCCAACATCGACTCGACGGTGTCTTCGCTGATTTCCGTATGGCCATTCACGGTACGCAGGGTGCGCTTGTGGAAATCAGGATGTAACGCCTTCTGCATCCGAACTGGGTCGGCAGTGTAGTACGCGTCCATATAGTTTTGCGCCACCGCGGCGACGGCTGTTTTTTCATTGGAAGTGGTCGCACTGTCCAAGGCCAGGACGGCCACGCTCAGAACCAGCAGGATAAAGAACGCAAGTATTTTGCGCATAGATTCCTCTTTTTTGTGAAAGCAGTTTTGCGATATCGCCGATAGGTCTGGCCAAAATTATTCTTTTGCAAGTCATGGCCCAAGCCAGAGAAACCGCTAACTGGCTGCTGCTATTTAGGTTAGGTGTGACATTTCAAGAGGTTGTCCATTCGAGCAAAA from Terriglobia bacterium includes the following:
- a CDS encoding nuclear transport factor 2 family protein; protein product: MRKILAFFILLVLSVAVLALDSATTSNEKTAVAAVAQNYMDAYYTADPVRMQKALHPDFHKRTLRTVNGHTEISEDTVESMLEGVRLGSGKEIPMADRTQKIEVLDLYRDAASVKVVTGRWIDYMHLSKLNGEWRVLDVVLQYTRQ